One Deinococcus aerius genomic region harbors:
- a CDS encoding phosphopentomutase: MLLTIIVLDSVGVGALPDAASFGDVGAHTLNHTLEAAPVTLPHLARLGLSRVPTVRTSPNTIPAGEVEGAFGRLREVSPGKDTSTGHWEFMGVQLEHAFQVFPDGFPPAVMDRFDAATGRGHLCNKPYSGTDVIRDYGAEHLRTGFPIVYTSADSVFQIAAHEDVVPLETLYAWCQAARAILQGEYAVARVIARPFRGETPFERANEHRRDFSLVPPPTVLDALKAAGCEVVGIGKIPDIYAHRGFTEEIHTDSNADGIAKTLARMRQGGNGLIFTNLVDFDAKFGHRRDPQGYSAALGQFDAALPELLAAVPRDGALLVISDHGNDPTWHGTDHTREYGLLLGWRPGLTGAVDLGERATFADVGATAAEALGAEWDGPGESFWSALR, encoded by the coding sequence ATGCTGCTGACCATCATCGTGCTCGATTCCGTGGGGGTGGGGGCGCTCCCCGACGCGGCGAGCTTTGGGGACGTGGGGGCGCACACCCTCAACCACACCTTGGAGGCGGCCCCGGTCACCCTCCCCCATCTGGCCCGGCTGGGGCTGAGCCGGGTGCCGACCGTGCGGACCTCGCCCAACACCATCCCGGCGGGAGAGGTGGAGGGCGCCTTCGGCCGCCTGCGCGAGGTCAGCCCCGGCAAGGACACGAGCACCGGCCACTGGGAGTTTATGGGCGTGCAACTGGAACACGCCTTCCAGGTCTTCCCCGACGGCTTCCCGCCCGCCGTGATGGACCGTTTCGACGCGGCGACCGGGCGCGGGCACCTGTGCAACAAGCCCTACAGCGGCACGGACGTGATCCGCGACTACGGCGCGGAGCATCTTCGCACCGGCTTTCCCATCGTGTACACGAGCGCCGACAGCGTGTTCCAGATCGCCGCGCACGAGGACGTGGTGCCGCTGGAGACGCTGTACGCCTGGTGCCAGGCGGCGCGCGCGATCTTGCAGGGCGAGTACGCCGTCGCCCGGGTGATCGCCCGGCCCTTCCGGGGCGAGACCCCCTTCGAGCGGGCGAATGAACACCGCCGGGACTTCTCGCTCGTGCCGCCGCCCACCGTGCTCGACGCGCTGAAGGCGGCGGGGTGCGAGGTGGTGGGCATCGGCAAGATTCCCGACATCTACGCGCACCGGGGCTTCACCGAGGAGATCCACACCGACAGCAACGCGGACGGGATCGCCAAGACGCTCGCGCGGATGCGGCAGGGGGGAAACGGGCTGATCTTCACCAACCTGGTGGATTTCGACGCGAAGTTCGGGCACCGCCGCGATCCTCAGGGTTACAGCGCGGCGCTCGGGCAATTTGACGCGGCGCTGCCGGAGCTGCTGGCGGCGGTGCCCCGGGACGGCGCGCTCCTCGTCATCAGTGACCACGGGAACGACCCCACCTGGCACGGAACGGACCACACCCGCGAGTACGGGCTGCTGCTGGGCTGGCGCCCCGGGCTGACGGGGGCGGTGGACCTGGGCGAGCGCGCCACCTTTGCCGACGTGGGCGCGACCGCCGCCGAGGCGCTGGGGGCCGAGTGGGACGGGCCGGGTGAGAGCTTCTGGAGCGCCCTGAGGTGA
- the hisD gene encoding histidinol dehydrogenase, whose translation MQVLQGDAARAALTRTFSEIPVPDSVLARIEATFGEPLTPEQVVTRILADVRARGDDALLEWTETLDGARIHALEVPRGEIEAARVEPELQDAIRLAVGRVRAFYEQQPAHGFLEHGPDGALGQLVRPLGRVGVYVPGGLAPLVSTLIHTAVPARVAGVPELIVTTPPARDGTVNPAILVAAREVGIDRVFRVGGAQAIGALAYGTASVPAVDKIAGPGNLFVVIAKRMVYGQTGIESLPGPTETLVVADDSARPAFVAADLLAQAEHLGAEPVLIGTSRDLLVEVQNQLGGQLEALPEPNRSWARDSVLARMKVVLAASLDEALDLANLYAPEHLCLLTRDPWSLLGRVRRAGGVFVGEASMEALGDYVAGPSHVMPTGGTARFLSPVNVRDFQNIISVVGVNEAALRRIGPPAAVLARAEGLEAHARAIEARLMPEVPDAHPEATLEAVKGTEEREV comes from the coding sequence ATGCAAGTCCTTCAAGGTGACGCCGCCCGCGCGGCCCTGACCCGAACCTTTTCCGAGATTCCCGTTCCCGACAGCGTCCTGGCACGGATTGAAGCCACCTTCGGCGAGCCCCTCACGCCCGAGCAGGTGGTCACCCGCATCCTCGCCGACGTGAGGGCGCGGGGCGACGACGCGCTGCTGGAGTGGACCGAGACGTTGGACGGCGCCCGAATTCATGCCCTGGAAGTTCCCCGCGGGGAGATCGAGGCGGCGCGGGTCGAGCCCGAACTCCAGGATGCGATTCGTCTGGCGGTGGGCCGGGTGCGGGCCTTCTACGAGCAGCAACCGGCCCACGGCTTTCTGGAACACGGGCCGGACGGGGCGCTGGGCCAGCTCGTGCGCCCGCTGGGCCGGGTCGGGGTGTACGTGCCCGGCGGCCTCGCTCCCCTGGTCAGCACGCTGATCCACACGGCGGTTCCGGCGCGGGTGGCGGGCGTGCCCGAGCTCATCGTCACCACGCCGCCCGCGCGGGACGGGACAGTGAACCCGGCGATTCTCGTCGCGGCCCGGGAGGTCGGGATTGACCGGGTGTTCCGGGTGGGGGGCGCGCAGGCCATCGGGGCGCTCGCCTACGGGACGGCCAGCGTGCCCGCCGTGGACAAGATCGCCGGGCCGGGCAACCTCTTCGTGGTGATCGCCAAGCGGATGGTGTACGGGCAGACGGGCATCGAGAGCCTGCCCGGCCCGACCGAGACCCTCGTGGTGGCGGACGACAGCGCAAGACCCGCCTTCGTGGCCGCCGACCTGCTCGCCCAGGCCGAACACCTGGGGGCCGAGCCCGTCCTGATCGGCACCAGCCGCGACCTGCTCGTGGAGGTGCAAAACCAGTTGGGCGGCCAGCTCGAGGCCCTGCCCGAGCCCAACCGGAGCTGGGCGCGCGACAGCGTGCTGGCCCGGATGAAGGTCGTTCTGGCCGCCAGTCTGGACGAGGCCCTCGACCTTGCCAACCTGTATGCCCCCGAGCACCTGTGCCTGCTCACCCGCGACCCCTGGAGCCTGCTCGGGCGGGTGCGGCGGGCGGGCGGCGTCTTTGTCGGCGAGGCGAGCATGGAGGCGCTGGGCGACTACGTGGCGGGTCCCAGCCACGTCATGCCGACCGGCGGCACCGCCCGCTTCTTGAGCCCCGTCAACGTTCGCGACTTCCAGAACATCATCAGCGTGGTGGGCGTGAACGAGGCCGCCCTGCGCCGCATCGGCCCCCCCGCCGCCGTCCTCGCCCGCGCCGAGGGGCTGGAGGCCCACGCCCGCGCCATCGAGGCCCGGTTGATGCCGGAGGTGCCCGACGCTCACCCGGAAGCGACGTTGGAGGCGGTGAAGGGAACGGAGGAGCGCGAGGTGTAG
- a CDS encoding class I SAM-dependent DNA methyltransferase, with translation MQRPPFTALAAVYDAIMADVEYDHWVDFVLTYARDGGLEAETALDLACGTGGFTRELYGTGLRVHGLDGSAEMLEVARERLPADVALSVGDLRTFDLGETFDLVTCVFDSLNNLLTPGDLGAALGRARAHLRPGGLLACDLNTRLGVRELWEGSQIEGLADLPDGREVHYHWSHHYDPGTELGVVQAFCRVEDGEGGLDEFVEEHRERGYDPADLEPLLAGAGFTRWEIVEYPDYAPPSADTARVWVFAWA, from the coding sequence ATGCAGAGGCCTCCCTTCACCGCCCTTGCCGCCGTCTACGACGCGATCATGGCGGATGTGGAGTACGACCACTGGGTGGACTTCGTGCTGACCTATGCCCGGGACGGCGGGCTGGAGGCGGAGACGGCACTCGACCTGGCCTGCGGCACCGGGGGCTTCACCCGCGAACTGTACGGGACGGGACTGCGCGTCCACGGCCTGGACGGCAGCGCCGAGATGCTGGAGGTAGCGCGGGAACGTCTGCCCGCCGATGTGGCCCTGAGCGTGGGCGACCTGCGGACCTTCGATCTGGGCGAAACTTTCGACCTCGTCACCTGCGTGTTCGACAGCCTGAACAACCTGCTGACGCCGGGGGACCTGGGCGCCGCGCTGGGGCGGGCCCGCGCCCACCTGCGGCCCGGCGGCCTGCTCGCCTGCGACCTGAACACCCGGCTGGGCGTGCGGGAACTGTGGGAGGGGAGCCAGATAGAGGGGCTGGCCGATCTGCCGGACGGCCGCGAGGTGCATTACCACTGGTCGCACCACTACGACCCGGGCACAGAACTGGGCGTGGTGCAGGCCTTCTGCCGGGTCGAGGACGGCGAGGGCGGGCTGGACGAGTTCGTGGAGGAGCACCGCGAGCGCGGCTACGACCCGGCGGACCTCGAACCGCTGCTGGCGGGAGCGGGTTTCACGCGCTGGGAGATCGTGGAGTACCCGGATTACGCGCCTCCTTCGGCGGACACGGCCCGGGTATGGGTGTTCGCGTGGGCCTGA
- a CDS encoding NAD(P)H-dependent glycerol-3-phosphate dehydrogenase, with protein sequence MGVRVGLRVPVLGAGGWGTALAVAATRAGHPVTLWARRPDFAARLAEVRENREYLPGVALPDGVKVTPDLGRAVEGSDFALVVVPSVGVPDLLAGLPRDLGVVLCAKGLAPDGGRLTDLARALGFTRVAVLSGPNHAEEVGRGLPAATVVASADPGLAEAVQSALVSPALRVYTSRDEVGVELGGVLKNVIALAAGLGDGLRLGDNAKAALITRGLREMSRYLVSQGAHEDTVYGLSGLGDLVATATSRHSRNRAAGEAIARGDHPLNNGPAQGGKVVEGLRTAGLLDAWATAHGHDLPIVRAVARVASGEWTPDVGIASLMGRDAKPELEG encoded by the coding sequence ATGGGTGTTCGCGTGGGCCTGAGGGTTCCGGTTCTGGGGGCAGGCGGCTGGGGCACGGCGCTCGCGGTCGCGGCCACGCGGGCCGGTCATCCCGTGACCCTGTGGGCCCGGCGTCCCGACTTCGCGGCGCGGCTGGCCGAGGTGCGCGAGAACCGCGAGTACCTGCCGGGCGTGGCGTTGCCGGACGGGGTGAAGGTGACCCCGGACCTCGGGCGGGCGGTGGAGGGCTCGGACTTCGCGCTCGTCGTCGTGCCCAGCGTCGGCGTGCCGGACCTGCTGGCGGGGTTACCGCGCGACCTCGGCGTGGTGCTGTGTGCCAAGGGCCTCGCCCCCGACGGGGGAAGGCTGACCGACCTGGCGCGGGCGCTGGGCTTTACCCGCGTCGCGGTCCTGAGCGGCCCCAACCATGCGGAGGAGGTGGGCCGGGGCCTGCCCGCCGCCACGGTGGTGGCGAGTGCCGACCCGGGCCTGGCGGAGGCGGTTCAGAGCGCGCTCGTCTCCCCCGCCCTGCGCGTCTACACCAGCCGGGACGAGGTCGGTGTGGAACTCGGCGGCGTGCTCAAGAACGTCATCGCCCTCGCGGCGGGGTTGGGGGACGGCCTGCGGCTGGGCGACAACGCTAAGGCGGCCCTGATCACCCGGGGCCTGCGCGAGATGAGCCGCTACCTCGTCTCGCAGGGCGCCCACGAGGACACCGTGTACGGCCTGAGCGGGCTGGGCGACCTCGTGGCGACCGCGACGAGCCGCCACAGCCGCAACCGCGCGGCGGGCGAGGCCATCGCGCGGGGTGACCATCCCCTGAATAACGGGCCGGCGCAGGGCGGGAAAGTGGTGGAGGGGCTGCGGACGGCGGGCCTCCTCGACGCCTGGGCCACCGCCCACGGCCACGACCTCCCCATCGTGCGGGCGGTGGCG